A window of the Fusarium poae strain DAOMC 252244 chromosome 3, whole genome shotgun sequence genome harbors these coding sequences:
- a CDS encoding hypothetical protein (SECRETED:SignalP(1-19)) translates to MLSFNVIRAFALFAAAANAGPCRPTTTSLDTTTEVTSTATAIDSTTEISFTVIESSIETGTTTIVIIEEPTTTTAVIEESTTTEAASTTTAAAGPEDLSCQIDVDCFAYPRSCVSDGSNICLCIDAVCTSPVIISASTTTEAASTTTTAAAGNEIVACSTSDDCLSDAELCFDGLLNLCFCLNGGCIRVE, encoded by the coding sequence ATGCTGTCTTTCAACGTTATTCGTGCGTTTGCActctttgctgctgctgcgaaTGCAGGCCCTTGCCGCCCAACAACCACTTCACTGGACACCACCACCGAAGTCACTTCTACTGCAACTGCCATTGATAGCACCACCGAGATTTCATTTACGGTTATCGAGAGCAGCATAGAGACTGGCACAAccaccatcgtcatcatTGAAGAACCCACCACTACCACGGCCGTCATTGAGGAATCTACCACTACCGAGGCTGCaagcaccaccaccgccgctGCCGGGCCTGAGGACCTTTCTTGTCAGATAGATGTCGACTGTTTTGCCTACCCCAGATCATGTGTCTCCGATGGGTCAAACATCTGCCTTTGCATCGACGCCGTTTGCACTAGCCCGGTTATCATCAGTGCATCTACCACTACCGAGGCCGCAAGCACCACCACTACCGCAGCCGCCGGGAATGAGATTGTTGCTTGTAGTACAAGTGACGATTGTCTCAGCGACGCCGAGTTGTGCTTTGATGGTTTGTTGAACCTCTGCTTTTGCCTCAACGGCGGTTGCATCAGGGTAGAATGA